The Aggregatilinea lenta genome includes a region encoding these proteins:
- a CDS encoding cupin translates to MSVGTINPIQIIRWRGGQHPTLENITRQMRDEGLRPYVWSNTPNFRYPVRSHGYHKTLYCIQGTLELIFPDGKQRVTLKSGDRIDLPRGVRYGTIVGPAGTQCIEGSHV, encoded by the coding sequence ATGTCAGTTGGAACGATCAATCCTATTCAGATCATACGGTGGCGCGGCGGGCAGCATCCGACGTTGGAAAACATAACCCGTCAAATGCGCGATGAAGGCCTGCGCCCTTACGTGTGGTCCAACACCCCCAACTTTCGCTACCCGGTTCGCAGCCACGGCTACCACAAAACGCTCTACTGCATTCAAGGCACCCTCGAACTGATTTTCCCTGACGGCAAACAGCGTGTGACCCTCAAATCCGGCGACCGGATCGACCTGCCGCGCGGCGTGCGCTACGGGACAATCGTCGGCCCGGCGGGCACGCAGTGCATCGAGGGCAGCCACGTTTAG
- a CDS encoding CBS domain-containing protein: protein MNLILTHDNADFDAVASLWAAHRLTPGAVPVLPRRVNRNVAHFLNLYAGMFAFVQPDDLKRGQPVERVTVVDTQGFSTVRGMHPDTPLLFIDHHPLTRDLAEHQQFSGDLVGATTTLLVEQLHTQNVGLEPLEATLLMLGIYEDTGSLLYGTTTPRDIRCSAWLLDLGADLDAVRDFLQHPLVPAQRVLYEALVEHAETHTVNGHAIVIACAETVTPVDEIATLAHKLRELYDPSAVFVLVALDGDIQLVARGTTDDIDVSRIATHFGGGGHSRAAAALIRARMLPDVRRELLGLLPQVVTASVRVSALMSLGAQTIDAGERVENAAARMQRTGYEGFPVLERGRLAGLLTRRAVDRAMSHGMGRQPVRHIMEAGQITVRAEDSIEVLQQRMMRSGWGQIPVVDERDKLIGIVTRTDLIKMWGHPPDDQRRTEIVRKLREVLPGGVWTLVQVIAHQAQTQRVGLYVVGGFVRDLLLGQPNVDIDFVVEGDAIELVRSIQQTYGGDMRSHAQFGTAKWMLDEAVAARLDVDPGGAGWPASVDFVSARMEYYEEPTALPTVQRSSIKPDLYRRDFTINTLAIRLAPEPFGDLLDFYGGEQDLRDGIIRVLHSLSFIDDPTRMLRAVRLEQRLGFSIEPRTAELIRGALPLLDRVSGDRIRHELALILAEAEPLRPLVRLERLGILPQIHPNLVVDEWVRATFYALRYARERQPWPSLATFDNWMLTAVALLVGRLPQPEIERVGQRLMFKRLYLDHIHDAHAAIEHLPALSDPLPPSAVVALLEPLDEVGWLAAWAAAPTAQARHAVEQFACTWQFVRPTVDGRAVGALTGLKPGPAYGTLLRRLRQAWLDGEIGSPEAERALLLDLAATAAHDSRPTGPC, encoded by the coding sequence GTGAACCTGATCCTCACGCACGATAACGCCGACTTTGACGCGGTAGCCTCCCTATGGGCGGCGCATCGTCTGACGCCGGGCGCGGTACCTGTCCTGCCGCGCCGCGTCAACCGCAACGTGGCGCACTTCCTCAACCTCTACGCGGGCATGTTCGCGTTCGTACAGCCGGACGATCTCAAGCGCGGCCAGCCGGTCGAGCGCGTGACGGTGGTCGATACGCAGGGCTTTTCGACCGTGCGCGGCATGCACCCTGACACGCCACTGCTGTTCATCGACCATCATCCGCTCACGCGCGATCTGGCCGAGCACCAGCAGTTCAGCGGCGATCTGGTTGGCGCGACGACAACGCTGCTGGTCGAGCAGCTTCACACCCAAAACGTCGGGCTGGAACCGCTGGAAGCAACTCTGTTGATGCTCGGCATCTACGAGGACACGGGATCGCTGCTTTACGGCACGACCACCCCGCGCGACATCCGCTGTTCGGCGTGGCTGCTGGACCTGGGCGCGGACCTGGACGCCGTGCGCGACTTCTTGCAACATCCGCTCGTGCCGGCGCAGCGCGTGCTCTACGAAGCACTGGTCGAGCACGCTGAGACGCATACGGTCAACGGCCACGCGATCGTCATCGCCTGCGCCGAGACCGTCACGCCAGTGGACGAGATCGCCACGCTGGCCCACAAGCTGCGCGAGTTGTACGACCCAAGTGCGGTGTTCGTGCTGGTCGCGCTCGACGGGGACATTCAACTCGTGGCGCGCGGCACCACCGACGACATTGACGTGTCGCGCATCGCAACACACTTCGGCGGCGGCGGCCACAGCCGTGCGGCGGCGGCGCTGATCCGCGCGCGGATGCTGCCCGACGTGCGCCGGGAGCTGCTCGGCCTGCTGCCGCAGGTGGTCACCGCTTCGGTGCGGGTCAGCGCACTGATGTCCCTGGGCGCGCAGACCATCGACGCCGGGGAGCGCGTCGAAAACGCGGCGGCCCGCATGCAGCGTACCGGCTACGAGGGCTTTCCCGTGCTGGAACGTGGGCGGCTGGCCGGGCTGCTCACGCGCCGCGCCGTAGACCGCGCCATGAGTCATGGCATGGGGCGGCAGCCTGTGCGCCACATCATGGAGGCCGGACAGATCACCGTGCGCGCCGAGGACTCCATCGAGGTCTTGCAGCAGCGCATGATGCGGTCCGGCTGGGGCCAGATCCCGGTCGTGGACGAACGCGACAAGCTGATCGGTATCGTCACGCGCACCGACCTGATCAAGATGTGGGGCCATCCCCCCGACGACCAGCGCCGCACGGAGATCGTGCGCAAGCTGCGCGAGGTGCTGCCCGGTGGCGTCTGGACGCTGGTGCAGGTCATCGCGCACCAGGCGCAGACCCAGCGCGTGGGCCTGTACGTGGTCGGCGGCTTCGTGCGCGACCTGCTGCTCGGCCAGCCGAATGTGGACATCGACTTCGTAGTCGAGGGTGACGCGATCGAGCTGGTGCGCAGCATCCAGCAGACCTACGGCGGCGACATGCGCAGCCATGCGCAGTTCGGTACGGCCAAGTGGATGCTCGACGAGGCGGTCGCGGCCCGGCTGGACGTCGATCCGGGCGGCGCGGGCTGGCCCGCCTCGGTCGATTTCGTCTCGGCACGCATGGAGTATTACGAGGAGCCGACCGCCCTGCCCACCGTTCAGCGCAGCTCGATCAAGCCGGACCTCTACCGCCGTGACTTCACCATCAACACGCTGGCGATCCGGCTTGCGCCGGAGCCGTTCGGGGACCTGCTCGACTTCTACGGCGGGGAACAGGATCTGCGCGACGGGATCATCCGCGTGCTGCACAGCCTGAGCTTCATCGACGATCCGACGCGCATGCTGCGCGCCGTGCGCCTGGAACAGCGCCTGGGCTTCTCCATCGAGCCGCGCACGGCAGAGCTGATCCGGGGCGCGCTGCCGTTGCTCGACCGGGTCAGCGGCGACCGCATCCGCCACGAGCTGGCCCTGATCCTGGCCGAAGCCGAGCCGCTGCGTCCGCTCGTCCGCCTGGAGCGTTTGGGCATTCTGCCGCAAATTCACCCGAATCTCGTAGTCGACGAGTGGGTACGCGCCACGTTTTACGCCCTGCGCTACGCTCGCGAACGACAGCCGTGGCCGTCCCTGGCAACCTTCGATAACTGGATGCTCACGGCGGTCGCGCTGCTGGTGGGCCGCCTGCCGCAGCCCGAGATCGAGCGTGTCGGCCAGCGTCTGATGTTCAAGCGCCTGTACCTCGACCACATCCATGACGCACACGCCGCTATCGAGCACCTGCCCGCACTGAGCGATCCGCTGCCGCCGAGCGCGGTCGTCGCCCTGCTCGAACCGCTGGACGAGGTCGGTTGGCTGGCAGCGTGGGCTGCCGCACCCACCGCCCAGGCGCGCCATGCCGTCGAGCAGTTCGCGTGCACGTGGCAGTTCGTCCGGCCCACCGTCGACGGGCGTGCGGTCGGCGCGCTTACCGGCCTCAAGCCCGGCCCCGCCTATGGCACGCTGCTGCGCCGTCTGCGGCAGGCATGGCTGGACGGCGAGATCGGCAGCCCGGAGGCAGAACGCGCGCTGCTCCTAGACCTTGCCGCCACGGCAGCCCATGACAGTCGTCCAACCGGCCCATGCTGA
- a CDS encoding isocitrate/isopropylmalate family dehydrogenase, with the protein MNRTIVVLQGDQTGQELLVEALRVLEPFVRPMGVDIKTYDLSLENRRVTKNQVVLDAAEAVVNNKFGIKAATITPGNPDDVGSPNAILREAIDAQVILRVGRRIPPMQPVAGVHAPIAVIRMAVDGAYGAKEWREGEGLDEIAYRTEKTTRKTCRIVAEYSFRYAERTGSKVFGGPKYTVSPIYEGMFKEELDAAALRHPSVRYDPQLIDATYALLLETTGESLAIPTLNRDGDSMSDLVLKMFGTIAGAESMVLSFGDDLEIRALIAEAPHGTAPSLLGKNIANPMAMILAGASLVNYMDTEPAQRLSRAIRESALETVYDGIRTADLGGHATTTEFTDEVIRRVRAKLAVWEALG; encoded by the coding sequence GTGAATCGCACGATTGTTGTTTTGCAAGGCGACCAAACCGGACAGGAACTGCTGGTCGAAGCGCTGCGCGTGCTGGAGCCGTTCGTCCGCCCGATGGGCGTTGACATCAAAACGTACGACCTGTCGCTCGAAAACCGCCGGGTGACCAAGAACCAAGTAGTCCTGGATGCGGCGGAGGCAGTCGTCAACAATAAGTTTGGCATCAAAGCGGCGACGATCACGCCCGGTAATCCCGATGATGTGGGCAGTCCCAACGCGATCCTGCGCGAGGCCATCGACGCCCAGGTGATCCTGCGCGTCGGACGGCGCATCCCGCCCATGCAGCCGGTCGCGGGCGTACACGCGCCAATTGCCGTGATTCGCATGGCGGTCGATGGCGCTTACGGGGCCAAAGAATGGCGCGAGGGCGAGGGCCTGGACGAAATCGCCTACCGCACCGAAAAAACCACGCGCAAGACGTGCCGCATCGTCGCGGAGTACAGCTTCCGCTACGCCGAGCGCACCGGCTCGAAGGTCTTCGGCGGCCCCAAGTACACCGTCAGCCCGATCTATGAGGGCATGTTCAAGGAAGAACTGGATGCCGCCGCGCTGCGCCACCCATCCGTGCGCTACGATCCGCAGCTGATCGACGCGACTTACGCCCTGCTGCTGGAGACAACCGGCGAGAGCCTGGCGATCCCCACGCTCAACCGCGACGGTGACAGCATGAGCGATCTGGTGCTGAAGATGTTCGGCACGATCGCCGGGGCTGAGTCGATGGTGCTGAGCTTCGGCGACGACCTGGAAATTCGCGCGCTGATCGCTGAAGCGCCGCACGGCACCGCGCCGTCTCTGCTGGGTAAGAACATCGCCAACCCGATGGCCATGATCCTGGCAGGCGCATCGCTGGTAAACTACATGGATACTGAACCGGCTCAGCGCCTGTCGCGCGCGATCCGCGAGTCCGCGCTGGAAACGGTCTACGACGGCATCCGCACCGCTGATCTGGGGGGGCACGCCACCACCACCGAGTTCACCGACGAGGTGATCCGGCGCGTGCGGGCCAAGCTCGCCGTGTGGGAAGCCCTGGGATAG
- a CDS encoding phosphotransferase enzyme family protein, protein MLDKPRLENQKIIASLSADYGLAVSALEFLPLGYDSAAGVYRAQAGEQCYFLKIRREPAQALSVLLPHYLGAQGMEQVVAPILTRAGAPWGTVEDFTLILYPYVDGTNAWNTGLSDAQWKTLGAALKQLHATQLPPDLLRQMPQETFVPHPKWMALIRALHADIRDQTASNPFERELAAFWRAHYDEIGAIIERTTRLGEQLHDKTLPLVPCHADIHLANVLIDAQEQVFIVDWDEAVLAPRERDLMFVTVGGFVAEERTESLFFEGYGPTEIDLLVMAFYRYARAMEDLAAFAERVFAPDASDATRQDSVEWFKAQFAPGSSVEAAHRLDHLLV, encoded by the coding sequence ATGCTGGACAAACCCCGCCTCGAAAACCAAAAAATCATCGCCTCCTTGAGCGCGGATTATGGTCTGGCCGTGAGCGCGCTGGAATTTCTGCCGCTCGGATACGATTCGGCTGCCGGGGTTTACCGGGCGCAGGCGGGGGAGCAGTGTTATTTCCTGAAGATCCGGCGTGAGCCAGCCCAGGCGCTCAGCGTCTTGCTGCCGCATTACCTCGGCGCGCAGGGAATGGAACAGGTCGTCGCGCCGATCCTGACGCGCGCCGGAGCGCCCTGGGGCACGGTCGAGGACTTCACGCTGATCCTGTACCCGTACGTCGATGGCACGAACGCCTGGAACACCGGCCTGTCGGACGCGCAGTGGAAGACGCTTGGCGCGGCGCTGAAACAACTGCACGCCACACAGCTCCCGCCCGACCTGCTGCGTCAGATGCCGCAGGAGACGTTCGTACCGCATCCGAAGTGGATGGCGCTCATTCGCGCGTTGCACGCGGATATCCGAGACCAGACCGCCAGTAACCCGTTTGAGCGCGAGTTGGCCGCCTTTTGGCGAGCGCACTACGACGAGATCGGCGCGATCATCGAGCGTACGACACGGTTGGGCGAACAGCTTCACGACAAAACCCTGCCCCTCGTGCCGTGTCACGCCGACATCCATCTGGCAAACGTGCTGATCGACGCGCAGGAGCAGGTGTTCATCGTCGATTGGGACGAAGCAGTGCTGGCCCCTAGGGAGCGCGACCTGATGTTCGTAACGGTCGGCGGCTTCGTAGCCGAGGAACGTACGGAGTCGCTGTTCTTCGAGGGATATGGCCCCACCGAGATCGATCTGCTTGTGATGGCCTTCTATCGCTATGCGCGAGCGATGGAGGATCTGGCCGCCTTCGCGGAGCGCGTCTTCGCGCCGGACGCCAGCGACGCCACCCGGCAGGACTCCGTCGAGTGGTTCAAGGCCCAGTTCGCGCCGGGCAGCAGCGTCGAGGCGGCGCACCGGCTCGATCACCTGTTGGTTTAA
- a CDS encoding UbiA family prenyltransferase — MIESVHTSRRAQTRLKGLAKLSRWQEHVLFTLPATLTGAAMAARHAPGVTPDARVLLVTAAALLAVTVAFMVNDVEDAPDDAREMHRAARNPVTSGEVTARDGWIAAWVLGAIALLLYASASTAAFWIGALTLALAVLYSWRGVRLKALPVVDVISHALMLSTLLFLAGYFAYDTTPGRVWWVAFGLGLISAYGQLYNQVRDYDMDRAAKLHNTANIVGRRGTQRWMYAALGAAALCLLATVIMGLWPLWLALVPLALLPLLWRFRPRTDMRGTEAIDLSGRIQWSFFIAANVAALVWLLVEWIG, encoded by the coding sequence GTGATCGAATCGGTCCACACCTCGCGCCGCGCACAGACGCGCCTCAAAGGGCTGGCGAAGCTCTCGCGCTGGCAGGAACACGTCCTGTTCACACTGCCCGCCACGCTGACCGGCGCGGCAATGGCCGCCCGCCACGCGCCCGGCGTCACACCGGATGCGCGCGTGCTGCTGGTCACGGCGGCGGCGCTACTGGCGGTGACGGTCGCGTTCATGGTCAACGATGTCGAGGACGCGCCTGACGACGCCCGCGAGATGCACCGCGCCGCCCGCAATCCGGTCACGTCCGGCGAGGTCACCGCGCGCGACGGCTGGATCGCTGCGTGGGTGCTCGGTGCAATCGCGCTGCTGCTCTACGCCTCCGCCAGCACTGCCGCCTTCTGGATCGGAGCGCTCACGCTGGCGCTGGCAGTCCTCTATTCGTGGCGCGGCGTGCGGCTCAAGGCGCTGCCGGTGGTGGACGTGATCTCGCACGCGCTGATGCTCAGCACCCTGCTATTCCTGGCCGGCTACTTCGCCTACGACACCACACCGGGCCGCGTGTGGTGGGTGGCGTTCGGCCTGGGGCTGATTTCGGCCTACGGCCAGCTTTACAATCAGGTGCGCGACTACGATATGGATCGCGCTGCAAAGCTCCACAACACGGCCAACATCGTGGGGCGGCGCGGCACGCAGCGCTGGATGTATGCCGCCCTCGGCGCGGCGGCGCTTTGCCTGCTGGCAACAGTGATCATGGGCCTGTGGCCGCTGTGGCTGGCGCTCGTGCCGCTGGCGCTGCTGCCGCTGCTGTGGCGCTTCCGGCCCCGCACCGACATGCGCGGCACCGAGGCCATCGACCTCAGCGGGCGCATCCAATGGAGCTTCTTCATCGCGGCGAACGTCGCGGCGCTCGTGTGGCTGCTGGTGGAGTGGATCGGCTGA